A window of the Arthrobacter sp. Marseille-P9274 genome harbors these coding sequences:
- a CDS encoding aminotransferase class III-fold pyridoxal phosphate-dependent enzyme produces MTNLSREAALSIARAALPSFGIGADAAIEFVKHRENVVFRVSDDQGSYALRMHRHGHRTDAEVHTENAYMVAMRDAGLSVPDVVPSLDGELFSVVRDGHGLGHHVDVQRWVEDSAPLGDAGDAWRGQDSPEAEAFGQLGELCARLHITSRRLGLIPGYSRQAWNADGLAGQAPLWGDPRGLAETEADRAVIEEALGRIRATLTELGTGPDVYGVIHADFTPENVLTAQGRLTLIDFDDFGEGWWLFDLATVLFWYHRHPRAREYRNALLGAYERHVAVPEQARAALDALILARGLTYLGWAADRPEVDTSAFLRAEVLPVVLDLCREFNNNPTTPEVEPLPDRDERLLARRAETIGPYSPLFYDRPKHFVAGEGAWLTDADGHRYLDAYNNVPQVGHANPRVADAVCAQMRTYNVHTRYLSEPVVDYAEQLLATFDAPLDRVYFTNSGSEANELALRIARHRTGRSGIIVTDHSYHGNTIALASLTTGLPVSEPFGDHVRAIRIPDLDDSGPADPDALLAAAFAQIDAAIASLEQHGHGLAALLIEPAFTTEGLPRLPEEYLAGLVQRVQAAGGLVISDEVQVGLGRLGDVWWGHQATGIRPDLVTLGKPLGNGYPLGGVVTTKTILQDFSSANLYFNTFAGTPAAAAAGHAVLKEITDRDLIARTGDLGRHVAERLGALVAGHRHVAAAKGRGLFFGLALIDDHGQPDGALAKRIVEALLREHILISRIGPHENVLKIRPPLVIEKDELDRVIDALDSALVAETHSLAGRA; encoded by the coding sequence ATGACGAATTTGTCCCGCGAGGCCGCTCTGTCCATCGCCCGGGCCGCCTTGCCGTCCTTTGGGATCGGGGCCGATGCGGCAATTGAGTTTGTGAAGCACCGGGAGAACGTGGTCTTCCGGGTATCCGATGACCAGGGCTCCTATGCACTGCGCATGCACCGGCACGGGCACCGCACCGACGCCGAGGTGCACACCGAGAACGCGTACATGGTTGCCATGCGCGACGCGGGGCTTTCCGTCCCCGACGTGGTTCCGTCGCTCGACGGTGAGTTGTTCTCTGTAGTTCGTGACGGGCACGGCCTTGGGCATCATGTGGATGTCCAGCGGTGGGTAGAAGACTCAGCCCCGCTGGGGGACGCCGGAGACGCCTGGCGGGGGCAGGACAGTCCGGAGGCGGAGGCTTTCGGGCAACTGGGTGAACTCTGCGCCCGCCTCCACATCACTTCCCGCCGGTTGGGGCTTATCCCGGGCTACTCCCGCCAGGCGTGGAATGCCGACGGGCTGGCGGGGCAGGCACCCTTGTGGGGCGACCCTCGCGGACTGGCGGAGACGGAAGCTGACCGGGCGGTCATCGAGGAGGCCCTGGGCCGAATCCGGGCAACACTCACGGAACTTGGTACCGGTCCCGACGTGTACGGCGTTATCCATGCGGATTTCACCCCCGAGAACGTCCTCACCGCGCAGGGGCGCCTCACGTTGATCGATTTCGATGACTTCGGTGAGGGGTGGTGGCTTTTCGACCTCGCGACCGTTCTGTTCTGGTACCACCGCCATCCTCGGGCGAGGGAGTACCGGAACGCCCTGCTGGGGGCCTACGAACGGCACGTGGCCGTCCCGGAGCAGGCCCGTGCAGCGCTCGATGCTTTGATCCTCGCCCGTGGCCTCACCTATTTGGGATGGGCCGCTGACCGTCCGGAGGTGGACACCAGCGCGTTCCTGCGCGCCGAGGTCCTGCCGGTCGTCCTGGACCTGTGCCGCGAATTCAACAACAACCCCACCACCCCGGAGGTGGAACCCTTGCCTGACCGTGACGAACGGCTGCTCGCGAGGCGGGCGGAGACTATCGGACCCTACTCACCGCTCTTCTACGACCGGCCCAAGCACTTCGTCGCCGGCGAAGGCGCATGGCTGACCGACGCCGACGGCCACCGCTACCTCGATGCCTACAACAACGTGCCCCAGGTGGGGCACGCCAATCCCCGCGTTGCCGATGCCGTATGCGCACAGATGCGTACCTACAACGTCCACACCCGCTACCTGAGCGAGCCGGTCGTCGATTACGCCGAACAACTGCTCGCCACGTTCGACGCGCCCCTGGACCGCGTCTACTTCACCAACAGCGGATCCGAAGCGAATGAACTGGCACTGCGCATAGCGCGACACCGCACGGGCCGCAGCGGCATCATCGTCACCGACCACAGCTACCACGGCAATACGATCGCACTGGCCTCGCTCACGACCGGGCTGCCGGTCTCCGAACCGTTCGGAGACCACGTACGCGCCATCAGGATCCCCGACCTCGACGATTCCGGACCCGCAGACCCCGACGCCCTGCTGGCGGCGGCGTTCGCACAGATCGACGCGGCGATCGCCTCCCTCGAACAGCACGGGCACGGCCTGGCCGCGCTGCTGATCGAACCGGCCTTCACCACCGAAGGCCTCCCGCGACTGCCCGAGGAGTATCTTGCCGGGCTCGTTCAACGCGTCCAGGCCGCCGGCGGCCTCGTCATCTCCGACGAGGTCCAGGTCGGCCTCGGCCGTCTCGGTGATGTCTGGTGGGGCCACCAGGCCACCGGTATCAGGCCTGACCTGGTCACGCTCGGCAAACCGCTGGGCAACGGATACCCTCTTGGGGGTGTCGTCACCACCAAGACGATCCTCCAGGACTTCAGCAGCGCGAACCTGTACTTCAACACCTTCGCCGGCACCCCTGCCGCGGCGGCAGCCGGCCACGCCGTCCTGAAGGAGATCACGGACCGGGACCTCATCGCGCGCACCGGTGATCTCGGACGCCACGTCGCAGAACGCCTCGGCGCACTTGTTGCCGGTCACCGGCACGTGGCCGCCGCGAAGGGCCGGGGCCTGTTCTTCGGCCTGGCCCTGATCGATGACCACGGACAACCCGATGGCGCCCTGGCCAAACGCATCGTCGAGGCGCTCCTGCGCGAACACATCCTGATA